The Brassica napus cultivar Da-Ae unplaced genomic scaffold, Da-Ae ScsIHWf_945;HRSCAF=1337, whole genome shotgun sequence genome contains a region encoding:
- the LOC125606719 gene encoding classical arabinogalactan protein 26-like encodes MTVVSLLVAFTVLSLCLHTSTSEFLQFQLSTISSAAPTFLPEAPSSFSASPPEAMSPDISPLFPTPGSSETSPSPSESFDMPTIPSSLSPPNPDAVSPDPLLDSSPVGSPLPASSSVSLVSSPLSLLLVFPMLILAFCRF; translated from the coding sequence ATGACTGTCGTCTCTCTGTTAGTCGCCTTCACCGTTCTTTCACTCTGTTTACACACTTCAACATCTGAGTTCCTACAGTTTCAGCTCTCCACCATATCATCAGCTGCACCTACGTTTTTGCCTGAAGCTCCTTCGAGTTTCTCAGCTTCACCTCCGGAGGCTATGTCTCCAGATATATCTCCTCTGTTCCCTACTCCAGGTTCAAGCGAAACGTCTCCTTCTCCGTCAGAATCTTTTGACATGCCGACAATCCCCTCGAGCCTTAGTCCACCAAATCCAGATGCCGTCTCTCCTGATCCTCTGCTTGACTCTTCTCCCGTGGGGTCTCCTCTTccggcttcttcctctgtttctttgGTCTCGTCACCACTCTCTCTGCTTCTGGTCTTCCCCATGTTAATACTAGCTTTCTGCAGattctaa
- the LOC125574911 gene encoding protease Do-like 2, chloroplastic isoform X1 codes for MSVSVACCCFSFLNAPARLLQSSSSPLCFVAASTLTPRASSSSKLNPEKKKKKYTLRVRDEHSSNDGPQTMAFKSPFGSSQQKKDKKESQPTTDLRTDPAKIHDASFLDAVVKVYCTHTAPDYSLPWQKQRQFTSTGRQLSSFSDSFYFSLSLAYIACVCSAFMIGDGKLLTNAHCVEHDTQVKVKRRGDDRKYVAKVLVRGVDCDIALLSVESEDFWKGAEPLRLGHLPRLQDSVTVVGYPLGGDTISVTKGVVSRIEVTSYAHGSSDLLGIQIDAAINPGNSGGPAFNDQGECIGVAFQVYRSEETENIGYVIPTTVVSHFLTDYERNAKYTGYPCLGVLLQKLENPALRECLKVPTNEGVLVRRVEPTSDASKVLKEGDVIVSFDDLRVGCEGTVPFRSSERIAFRYLISQKFAGDIVELGIIRAGEPKKVQVVLRPRVHLVPYHIDGGQPSYIIIAGLVFTPLSEPLIEEECEDTIGLKLLTKARYSVARFRGEQIVILSQVLANEVNIGYEDMNNQQVLKFNGTHIRNIHHLAHLIDMCKDKYLVFEFEDNYVAVLEREASNSASLCILKDYGIPSERSADLREPYVDPVHDNEALDQGFGDSPVSNLEIGFDGLVWA; via the exons ATGTCTGTCTCGGTAGCATGCTGCTGCTTCTCCTTCCTAAATGCACCCGCTAGACTCCtccaatcttcttcttcaccccTCTGTTTCGTAGCCGCATCGACGCTGACTCCCCGAGCTAGCTCGAGTTCTAAACTAAACCCAGAG aagaagaagaagaaatacaCATTGAGAGTGAGAGATGAACATAGTAGTAATGATGGACCCCAAACGATGGCTTTCAAGTCGCCGTTTGGATCTTCTCAACAGAAAAAGGATAAAAAAGAGTCTCAGCCTACTACTGATCTGCGG ACTGATCCTGCCAAGATTCACGATGCTTCCTTTCTCGACGCCGTTGTTAAG GTTTACTGCACTCATACAGCGCCTGATTACTCCCTCCCTTGGCAGAAGCAAAGACAGTTTACCAGCACTGGAAGGCAACTCTCTTcattttcagattctttttatttctctctctctcttgcttaTATTGCGTGCGTGTGCAGTGCTTTTATGATTGGAGATGGCAAGCTCTTGACCAATGCCCACTGTGTCGAACATGATACCCAG GTTAAAGTtaagagaagaggagatgatAGAAAGTACGTGGCTAAG GTTTTGGTAAGAGGTGTGGACTGTGACATCGCTTTGCTCTCTGTAGAAAGCGAGGATTTCTGGAAAGGAGCTGAACCACTTCGCCTTGGCCACTTACCCCGCCTTCAG GATTCAGTTACTGTCGTTGGGTATCCTCTGGGAGGAGATACTATCTCTGTTACAAAAGGGGTTGTATCTCGTATTGAG GTAACATCTTATGCTCATGGATCATCTGACTTGCTTGGAATTCAAATCGACGCAGCAATTAATCCTG ggaaTAGTGGTGGCCCTGCTTTCAACGACCAGGGGGAATGTATTGGAGTAGCATTTCAG GTTTACAGATCCGAAGAGACCGAAAATATTGGATACGTTATTCCAACAACAGTTGTTTCTCACTTCTTGACTGATTATGAGAGGAACGCAAAGTACACTG GTTACCCTTGCCTTGGAGTATTGCTGCAGAAATTGGAAAATCCAGCTCTGCGGGAGTGCCTAAAAGTCCCTACAAATGAG GGGGTGTTGGTGCGAAGAGTTGAACCTACATCTGATGCAAGTAAAGTCCTGAAGGAG GGAGATGTGATTGTAAGTTTTGATGATCTACGTGTGGGATGTGAAGGAACTGTACCCTTCCGATCAAGTGAACGTATTGCATTCCGTTATCTCATCAGTCAAAA ATTTGCGGGTGATATCGTAGAGCTTGGTATCATTAGAGCAGGAGAACCTAAGAAAGTTCAAGTTGTTCTGAGGCCAAGAGTGCACCTG GTCCCGTACCATATTGATGGAGGTCAGCCATCATACATAATAATTGCTGGTTTGGTGTTTACTCCGCTCTCAGAACCCCTGATAGA GGAGGAATGCGAGGACACCATAGGC TTGAAATTGTTAACAAAGGCACGCTACTCCGTTGCAAGGTTCAGAGGAGAACAAATCGTCATCCTATCACAG GTTTTGGCAAATGAAGTAAACATTGGCTATGAAGACATGAACAACCAGCAGGTCCTGAAGTTCAATGGAACTCATATAAGAAACATCCATCACCTGGCACACCTCATTGACATGTGCAAAGACAAGTATCTGGTTTTTGAGTTTGAAGACAACTATGTGGCCGTGTTGGAGAGAGAAGCTTCGAATTCGGCTTCTTTGTGCATCCTCAAAGACTATGGAATTCCCTCAGAAAGATCCGCTGATCTGCGTGAGCCATATGTAGATCCAGTACATGACAACGAAGCACTTGACCAAGGTTTTGGAGACAGCCCTGTGTCAAATCTAGAAATTGGCTTCGATGGACTGGTGTGGGCATAA
- the LOC125574911 gene encoding protease Do-like 2, chloroplastic isoform X3 yields the protein MSVSVACCCFSFLNAPARLLQSSSSPLCFVAASTLTPRASSSSKLNPEKKKKKYTLRVRDEHSSNDGPQTMAFKSPFGSSQQKKDKKESQPTTDLRTDPAKIHDASFLDAVVKVYCTHTAPDYSLPWQKQRQFTSTGSAFMIGDGKLLTNAHCVEHDTQVKVKRRGDDRKYVAKVLVRGVDCDIALLSVESEDFWKGAEPLRLGHLPRLQDSVTVVGYPLGGDTISVTKGVVSRIEVTSYAHGSSDLLGIQIDAAINPGNSGGPAFNDQGECIGVAFQVYRSEETENIGYVIPTTVVSHFLTDYERNAKYTGYPCLGVLLQKLENPALRECLKVPTNEGVLVRRVEPTSDASKVLKEGDVIVSFDDLRVGCEGTVPFRSSERIAFRYLISQKFAGDIVELGIIRAGEPKKVQVVLRPRVHLVPYHIDGGQPSYIIIAGLVFTPLSEPLIEEECEDTIGLKLLTKARYSVARFRGEQIVILSQVLANEVNIGYEDMNNQQVLKFNGTHIRNIHHLAHLIDMCKDKYLVFEFEDNYVAVLEREASNSASLCILKDYGIPSERSADLREPYVDPVHDNEALDQGFGDSPVSNLEIGFDGLVWA from the exons ATGTCTGTCTCGGTAGCATGCTGCTGCTTCTCCTTCCTAAATGCACCCGCTAGACTCCtccaatcttcttcttcaccccTCTGTTTCGTAGCCGCATCGACGCTGACTCCCCGAGCTAGCTCGAGTTCTAAACTAAACCCAGAG aagaagaagaagaaatacaCATTGAGAGTGAGAGATGAACATAGTAGTAATGATGGACCCCAAACGATGGCTTTCAAGTCGCCGTTTGGATCTTCTCAACAGAAAAAGGATAAAAAAGAGTCTCAGCCTACTACTGATCTGCGG ACTGATCCTGCCAAGATTCACGATGCTTCCTTTCTCGACGCCGTTGTTAAG GTTTACTGCACTCATACAGCGCCTGATTACTCCCTCCCTTGGCAGAAGCAAAGACAGTTTACCAGCACTGGAAG TGCTTTTATGATTGGAGATGGCAAGCTCTTGACCAATGCCCACTGTGTCGAACATGATACCCAG GTTAAAGTtaagagaagaggagatgatAGAAAGTACGTGGCTAAG GTTTTGGTAAGAGGTGTGGACTGTGACATCGCTTTGCTCTCTGTAGAAAGCGAGGATTTCTGGAAAGGAGCTGAACCACTTCGCCTTGGCCACTTACCCCGCCTTCAG GATTCAGTTACTGTCGTTGGGTATCCTCTGGGAGGAGATACTATCTCTGTTACAAAAGGGGTTGTATCTCGTATTGAG GTAACATCTTATGCTCATGGATCATCTGACTTGCTTGGAATTCAAATCGACGCAGCAATTAATCCTG ggaaTAGTGGTGGCCCTGCTTTCAACGACCAGGGGGAATGTATTGGAGTAGCATTTCAG GTTTACAGATCCGAAGAGACCGAAAATATTGGATACGTTATTCCAACAACAGTTGTTTCTCACTTCTTGACTGATTATGAGAGGAACGCAAAGTACACTG GTTACCCTTGCCTTGGAGTATTGCTGCAGAAATTGGAAAATCCAGCTCTGCGGGAGTGCCTAAAAGTCCCTACAAATGAG GGGGTGTTGGTGCGAAGAGTTGAACCTACATCTGATGCAAGTAAAGTCCTGAAGGAG GGAGATGTGATTGTAAGTTTTGATGATCTACGTGTGGGATGTGAAGGAACTGTACCCTTCCGATCAAGTGAACGTATTGCATTCCGTTATCTCATCAGTCAAAA ATTTGCGGGTGATATCGTAGAGCTTGGTATCATTAGAGCAGGAGAACCTAAGAAAGTTCAAGTTGTTCTGAGGCCAAGAGTGCACCTG GTCCCGTACCATATTGATGGAGGTCAGCCATCATACATAATAATTGCTGGTTTGGTGTTTACTCCGCTCTCAGAACCCCTGATAGA GGAGGAATGCGAGGACACCATAGGC TTGAAATTGTTAACAAAGGCACGCTACTCCGTTGCAAGGTTCAGAGGAGAACAAATCGTCATCCTATCACAG GTTTTGGCAAATGAAGTAAACATTGGCTATGAAGACATGAACAACCAGCAGGTCCTGAAGTTCAATGGAACTCATATAAGAAACATCCATCACCTGGCACACCTCATTGACATGTGCAAAGACAAGTATCTGGTTTTTGAGTTTGAAGACAACTATGTGGCCGTGTTGGAGAGAGAAGCTTCGAATTCGGCTTCTTTGTGCATCCTCAAAGACTATGGAATTCCCTCAGAAAGATCCGCTGATCTGCGTGAGCCATATGTAGATCCAGTACATGACAACGAAGCACTTGACCAAGGTTTTGGAGACAGCCCTGTGTCAAATCTAGAAATTGGCTTCGATGGACTGGTGTGGGCATAA
- the LOC125574911 gene encoding protease Do-like 2, chloroplastic isoform X4 gives MSVSVACCCFSFLNAPARLLQSSSSPLCFVAASTLTPRASSSSKLNPEKKKKKYTLRVRDEHSSNDGPQTMAFKSPFGSSQQKKDKKESQPTTDLRTDPAKIHDASFLDAVVKVYCTHTAPDYSLPWQKQRQFTSTGRQLSSFSDSFYFSLSLAYIACVCSAFMIGDGKLLTNAHCVEHDTQVKVKRRGDDRKYVAKVLVRGVDCDIALLSVESEDFWKGAEPLRLGHLPRLQDSVTVVGYPLGGDTISVTKGVVSRIEVTSYAHGSSDLLGIQIDAAINPGNSGGPAFNDQGECIGVAFQVYRSEETENIGYVIPTTVVSHFLTDYERNAKYTGYPCLGVLLQKLENPALRECLKVPTNEGVLVRRVEPTSDASKVLKEGDVIVSFDDLRVGCEGTVPFRSSERIAFRYLISQKFAGDIVELGIIRAGEPKKVQVVLRPRVHLVPYHIDGGQPSYIIIAGLVFTPLSEPLIEEECEDTIGLKLLTKARYSVARFRGEQIVILSQASHNDVLFPCAFWRMFWQMK, from the exons ATGTCTGTCTCGGTAGCATGCTGCTGCTTCTCCTTCCTAAATGCACCCGCTAGACTCCtccaatcttcttcttcaccccTCTGTTTCGTAGCCGCATCGACGCTGACTCCCCGAGCTAGCTCGAGTTCTAAACTAAACCCAGAG aagaagaagaagaaatacaCATTGAGAGTGAGAGATGAACATAGTAGTAATGATGGACCCCAAACGATGGCTTTCAAGTCGCCGTTTGGATCTTCTCAACAGAAAAAGGATAAAAAAGAGTCTCAGCCTACTACTGATCTGCGG ACTGATCCTGCCAAGATTCACGATGCTTCCTTTCTCGACGCCGTTGTTAAG GTTTACTGCACTCATACAGCGCCTGATTACTCCCTCCCTTGGCAGAAGCAAAGACAGTTTACCAGCACTGGAAGGCAACTCTCTTcattttcagattctttttatttctctctctctcttgcttaTATTGCGTGCGTGTGCAGTGCTTTTATGATTGGAGATGGCAAGCTCTTGACCAATGCCCACTGTGTCGAACATGATACCCAG GTTAAAGTtaagagaagaggagatgatAGAAAGTACGTGGCTAAG GTTTTGGTAAGAGGTGTGGACTGTGACATCGCTTTGCTCTCTGTAGAAAGCGAGGATTTCTGGAAAGGAGCTGAACCACTTCGCCTTGGCCACTTACCCCGCCTTCAG GATTCAGTTACTGTCGTTGGGTATCCTCTGGGAGGAGATACTATCTCTGTTACAAAAGGGGTTGTATCTCGTATTGAG GTAACATCTTATGCTCATGGATCATCTGACTTGCTTGGAATTCAAATCGACGCAGCAATTAATCCTG ggaaTAGTGGTGGCCCTGCTTTCAACGACCAGGGGGAATGTATTGGAGTAGCATTTCAG GTTTACAGATCCGAAGAGACCGAAAATATTGGATACGTTATTCCAACAACAGTTGTTTCTCACTTCTTGACTGATTATGAGAGGAACGCAAAGTACACTG GTTACCCTTGCCTTGGAGTATTGCTGCAGAAATTGGAAAATCCAGCTCTGCGGGAGTGCCTAAAAGTCCCTACAAATGAG GGGGTGTTGGTGCGAAGAGTTGAACCTACATCTGATGCAAGTAAAGTCCTGAAGGAG GGAGATGTGATTGTAAGTTTTGATGATCTACGTGTGGGATGTGAAGGAACTGTACCCTTCCGATCAAGTGAACGTATTGCATTCCGTTATCTCATCAGTCAAAA ATTTGCGGGTGATATCGTAGAGCTTGGTATCATTAGAGCAGGAGAACCTAAGAAAGTTCAAGTTGTTCTGAGGCCAAGAGTGCACCTG GTCCCGTACCATATTGATGGAGGTCAGCCATCATACATAATAATTGCTGGTTTGGTGTTTACTCCGCTCTCAGAACCCCTGATAGA GGAGGAATGCGAGGACACCATAGGC TTGAAATTGTTAACAAAGGCACGCTACTCCGTTGCAAGGTTCAGAGGAGAACAAATCGTCATCCTATCACAGGCAAGCCATAACGACGTTTTGTTTCCATGTGCATTTTGGCGAAT GTTTTGGCAAATGAAGTAA
- the LOC106436145 gene encoding uncharacterized protein LOC106436145, with the protein MNTTKFDVSPYLLLEASADSDGGGTVQIVGALDGGESIVNDYYTDGDDKSCSASLYETSCVTATSQRHSFDLEEDTVKEERIFTTTEEEDEDGEGEVNSYRRCGKSQFVDSSEVVISEMDKSRMFWEACLAS; encoded by the coding sequence ATGAACACAACCAAGTTTGATGTGTCACCTTATTTGCTCCTCGAAGCATCTGCAGATTCCGATGGCGGAGGCACCGTTCAGATCGTGGGTGCCCTGGACGGTGGCGAATCCATTGTTAACGATTATTACACGGATGGCGATGATAAGTCTTGTAGTGCCAGTTTATACGAGACGTCTTGTGTGACGGCGACGAGTCAAAGACATAGTTTTGATCTAGAGGAGGATACGGTGAAGGAAGAAAGAATATTCACCAccacagaggaagaagacgaggaCGGAGAAGGGGAAGTGAACAGCTATAGAAGATGCGGGAAAAGCCAGTTTGTTGATTCTAGTGAGGTGGTGATCAGTGAGATGGACAAAAGTCGAATGTTCTGGGAAGCTTGTCTCGCTTCTTGA
- the LOC125574911 gene encoding protease Do-like 2, chloroplastic isoform X5 — protein sequence MSVSVACCCFSFLNAPARLLQSSSSPLCFVAASTLTPRASSSSKLNPEKKKKKYTLRVRDEHSSNDGPQTMAFKSPFGSSQQKKDKKESQPTTDLRTDPAKIHDASFLDAVVKVYCTHTAPDYSLPWQKQRQFTSTGSAFMIGDGKLLTNAHCVEHDTQVKVKRRGDDRKYVAKVLVRGVDCDIALLSVESEDFWKGAEPLRLGHLPRLQDSVTVVGYPLGGDTISVTKGVVSRIEVTSYAHGSSDLLGIQIDAAINPGNSGGPAFNDQGECIGVAFQVYRSEETENIGYVIPTTVVSHFLTDYERNAKYTGYPCLGVLLQKLENPALRECLKVPTNEGVLVRRVEPTSDASKVLKEGDVIVSFDDLRVGCEGTVPFRSSERIAFRYLISQKFAGDIVELGIIRAGEPKKVQVVLRPRVHLVPYHIDGGQPSYIIIAGLVFTPLSEPLIEEECEDTIGLKLLTKARYSVARFRGEQIVILSQASHNDVLFPCAFWRMFWQMK from the exons ATGTCTGTCTCGGTAGCATGCTGCTGCTTCTCCTTCCTAAATGCACCCGCTAGACTCCtccaatcttcttcttcaccccTCTGTTTCGTAGCCGCATCGACGCTGACTCCCCGAGCTAGCTCGAGTTCTAAACTAAACCCAGAG aagaagaagaagaaatacaCATTGAGAGTGAGAGATGAACATAGTAGTAATGATGGACCCCAAACGATGGCTTTCAAGTCGCCGTTTGGATCTTCTCAACAGAAAAAGGATAAAAAAGAGTCTCAGCCTACTACTGATCTGCGG ACTGATCCTGCCAAGATTCACGATGCTTCCTTTCTCGACGCCGTTGTTAAG GTTTACTGCACTCATACAGCGCCTGATTACTCCCTCCCTTGGCAGAAGCAAAGACAGTTTACCAGCACTGGAAG TGCTTTTATGATTGGAGATGGCAAGCTCTTGACCAATGCCCACTGTGTCGAACATGATACCCAG GTTAAAGTtaagagaagaggagatgatAGAAAGTACGTGGCTAAG GTTTTGGTAAGAGGTGTGGACTGTGACATCGCTTTGCTCTCTGTAGAAAGCGAGGATTTCTGGAAAGGAGCTGAACCACTTCGCCTTGGCCACTTACCCCGCCTTCAG GATTCAGTTACTGTCGTTGGGTATCCTCTGGGAGGAGATACTATCTCTGTTACAAAAGGGGTTGTATCTCGTATTGAG GTAACATCTTATGCTCATGGATCATCTGACTTGCTTGGAATTCAAATCGACGCAGCAATTAATCCTG ggaaTAGTGGTGGCCCTGCTTTCAACGACCAGGGGGAATGTATTGGAGTAGCATTTCAG GTTTACAGATCCGAAGAGACCGAAAATATTGGATACGTTATTCCAACAACAGTTGTTTCTCACTTCTTGACTGATTATGAGAGGAACGCAAAGTACACTG GTTACCCTTGCCTTGGAGTATTGCTGCAGAAATTGGAAAATCCAGCTCTGCGGGAGTGCCTAAAAGTCCCTACAAATGAG GGGGTGTTGGTGCGAAGAGTTGAACCTACATCTGATGCAAGTAAAGTCCTGAAGGAG GGAGATGTGATTGTAAGTTTTGATGATCTACGTGTGGGATGTGAAGGAACTGTACCCTTCCGATCAAGTGAACGTATTGCATTCCGTTATCTCATCAGTCAAAA ATTTGCGGGTGATATCGTAGAGCTTGGTATCATTAGAGCAGGAGAACCTAAGAAAGTTCAAGTTGTTCTGAGGCCAAGAGTGCACCTG GTCCCGTACCATATTGATGGAGGTCAGCCATCATACATAATAATTGCTGGTTTGGTGTTTACTCCGCTCTCAGAACCCCTGATAGA GGAGGAATGCGAGGACACCATAGGC TTGAAATTGTTAACAAAGGCACGCTACTCCGTTGCAAGGTTCAGAGGAGAACAAATCGTCATCCTATCACAGGCAAGCCATAACGACGTTTTGTTTCCATGTGCATTTTGGCGAAT GTTTTGGCAAATGAAGTAA
- the LOC125574911 gene encoding protease Do-like 2, chloroplastic isoform X2 produces MSVSVACCCFSFLNAPARLLQSSSSPLCFVAASTLTPRASSSSKLNPEKKKKYTLRVRDEHSSNDGPQTMAFKSPFGSSQQKKDKKESQPTTDLRTDPAKIHDASFLDAVVKVYCTHTAPDYSLPWQKQRQFTSTGRQLSSFSDSFYFSLSLAYIACVCSAFMIGDGKLLTNAHCVEHDTQVKVKRRGDDRKYVAKVLVRGVDCDIALLSVESEDFWKGAEPLRLGHLPRLQDSVTVVGYPLGGDTISVTKGVVSRIEVTSYAHGSSDLLGIQIDAAINPGNSGGPAFNDQGECIGVAFQVYRSEETENIGYVIPTTVVSHFLTDYERNAKYTGYPCLGVLLQKLENPALRECLKVPTNEGVLVRRVEPTSDASKVLKEGDVIVSFDDLRVGCEGTVPFRSSERIAFRYLISQKFAGDIVELGIIRAGEPKKVQVVLRPRVHLVPYHIDGGQPSYIIIAGLVFTPLSEPLIEEECEDTIGLKLLTKARYSVARFRGEQIVILSQVLANEVNIGYEDMNNQQVLKFNGTHIRNIHHLAHLIDMCKDKYLVFEFEDNYVAVLEREASNSASLCILKDYGIPSERSADLREPYVDPVHDNEALDQGFGDSPVSNLEIGFDGLVWA; encoded by the exons ATGTCTGTCTCGGTAGCATGCTGCTGCTTCTCCTTCCTAAATGCACCCGCTAGACTCCtccaatcttcttcttcaccccTCTGTTTCGTAGCCGCATCGACGCTGACTCCCCGAGCTAGCTCGAGTTCTAAACTAAACCCAGAG aagaagaagaaatacaCATTGAGAGTGAGAGATGAACATAGTAGTAATGATGGACCCCAAACGATGGCTTTCAAGTCGCCGTTTGGATCTTCTCAACAGAAAAAGGATAAAAAAGAGTCTCAGCCTACTACTGATCTGCGG ACTGATCCTGCCAAGATTCACGATGCTTCCTTTCTCGACGCCGTTGTTAAG GTTTACTGCACTCATACAGCGCCTGATTACTCCCTCCCTTGGCAGAAGCAAAGACAGTTTACCAGCACTGGAAGGCAACTCTCTTcattttcagattctttttatttctctctctctcttgcttaTATTGCGTGCGTGTGCAGTGCTTTTATGATTGGAGATGGCAAGCTCTTGACCAATGCCCACTGTGTCGAACATGATACCCAG GTTAAAGTtaagagaagaggagatgatAGAAAGTACGTGGCTAAG GTTTTGGTAAGAGGTGTGGACTGTGACATCGCTTTGCTCTCTGTAGAAAGCGAGGATTTCTGGAAAGGAGCTGAACCACTTCGCCTTGGCCACTTACCCCGCCTTCAG GATTCAGTTACTGTCGTTGGGTATCCTCTGGGAGGAGATACTATCTCTGTTACAAAAGGGGTTGTATCTCGTATTGAG GTAACATCTTATGCTCATGGATCATCTGACTTGCTTGGAATTCAAATCGACGCAGCAATTAATCCTG ggaaTAGTGGTGGCCCTGCTTTCAACGACCAGGGGGAATGTATTGGAGTAGCATTTCAG GTTTACAGATCCGAAGAGACCGAAAATATTGGATACGTTATTCCAACAACAGTTGTTTCTCACTTCTTGACTGATTATGAGAGGAACGCAAAGTACACTG GTTACCCTTGCCTTGGAGTATTGCTGCAGAAATTGGAAAATCCAGCTCTGCGGGAGTGCCTAAAAGTCCCTACAAATGAG GGGGTGTTGGTGCGAAGAGTTGAACCTACATCTGATGCAAGTAAAGTCCTGAAGGAG GGAGATGTGATTGTAAGTTTTGATGATCTACGTGTGGGATGTGAAGGAACTGTACCCTTCCGATCAAGTGAACGTATTGCATTCCGTTATCTCATCAGTCAAAA ATTTGCGGGTGATATCGTAGAGCTTGGTATCATTAGAGCAGGAGAACCTAAGAAAGTTCAAGTTGTTCTGAGGCCAAGAGTGCACCTG GTCCCGTACCATATTGATGGAGGTCAGCCATCATACATAATAATTGCTGGTTTGGTGTTTACTCCGCTCTCAGAACCCCTGATAGA GGAGGAATGCGAGGACACCATAGGC TTGAAATTGTTAACAAAGGCACGCTACTCCGTTGCAAGGTTCAGAGGAGAACAAATCGTCATCCTATCACAG GTTTTGGCAAATGAAGTAAACATTGGCTATGAAGACATGAACAACCAGCAGGTCCTGAAGTTCAATGGAACTCATATAAGAAACATCCATCACCTGGCACACCTCATTGACATGTGCAAAGACAAGTATCTGGTTTTTGAGTTTGAAGACAACTATGTGGCCGTGTTGGAGAGAGAAGCTTCGAATTCGGCTTCTTTGTGCATCCTCAAAGACTATGGAATTCCCTCAGAAAGATCCGCTGATCTGCGTGAGCCATATGTAGATCCAGTACATGACAACGAAGCACTTGACCAAGGTTTTGGAGACAGCCCTGTGTCAAATCTAGAAATTGGCTTCGATGGACTGGTGTGGGCATAA